Proteins encoded together in one Sinorhizobium meliloti window:
- a CDS encoding DUF1254 domain-containing protein: MNITRRELTVAGLGLMAAGSIGSPATARDGLVANLPEGLDEFASAVEAYIYAYPLVTMEITRRVITNVAETEGTRGPMGHIIKLRRYPDAKFRDVTAPNADTLYTTAFFDVGDEPWVVSLPDLNDRYALFPMLDGWTTVFDVPGKRTTGTGAQTFVVTGPGWEGALPEGVKQYKSPTSIVWLLGRIYCTGTPEDYAEVHKLQDEVKLYPLSAWGKDWTAPKGKVDPAIDMKTAVREQVNKMDAVEYFTLFAELLKRNPPTDADAPMVAKLAELGIVPGRDFDKTKFDPAFAKRVPEVGFARIMMHFKFSDGDVQDIDGWGFTTKTGIYGTNYLQRALITAIGLGANRPQDAIYPTSLKSDSGVIKRAYDGSEKYVLTFKKGLTPPVSGFWSLTMYDAEYFFVDNPLDRYSISARQPLKANPDGSIDLLIQHESPGSDMESNWLPAPEGKFILMMRLYWPDEGNPSIIDGSWTIPPVKKVS; the protein is encoded by the coding sequence ATGAATATTACGCGCCGTGAGTTGACGGTGGCCGGTCTCGGCCTGATGGCAGCGGGCTCCATAGGTTCGCCGGCGACCGCCCGCGATGGGCTGGTCGCGAATTTGCCGGAGGGTCTCGACGAGTTCGCATCGGCCGTGGAGGCTTACATCTATGCCTATCCTCTTGTGACCATGGAGATCACCAGGCGTGTGATCACCAACGTCGCCGAGACCGAAGGAACCCGAGGCCCGATGGGGCATATCATCAAGCTGCGCCGATACCCGGACGCCAAGTTCCGGGACGTGACGGCGCCCAACGCCGATACGCTCTATACGACCGCATTCTTCGACGTCGGTGATGAACCGTGGGTGGTCAGCCTGCCCGACCTGAACGATCGCTATGCCCTGTTTCCGATGTTGGACGGCTGGACGACCGTGTTCGACGTTCCCGGAAAGCGGACCACGGGCACGGGGGCACAGACCTTCGTGGTTACCGGTCCCGGATGGGAAGGCGCGCTCCCAGAAGGGGTCAAGCAATACAAGTCTCCGACGAGCATCGTCTGGTTGCTCGGGCGCATCTACTGCACCGGAACCCCAGAAGACTACGCCGAAGTCCACAAGCTTCAGGATGAAGTGAAGCTCTACCCCTTGAGCGCCTGGGGGAAGGACTGGACTGCGCCCAAGGGCAAGGTCGATCCGGCCATCGACATGAAGACCGCCGTTCGCGAGCAAGTCAACAAGATGGACGCCGTCGAATACTTCACGCTGTTCGCCGAACTCTTGAAACGGAATCCGCCCACCGACGCAGATGCGCCCATGGTGGCCAAGCTTGCTGAGTTGGGCATCGTTCCCGGCCGGGATTTCGACAAGACCAAATTCGATCCAGCCTTCGCAAAGCGCGTCCCCGAGGTGGGTTTTGCGCGCATCATGATGCACTTCAAATTCAGCGATGGCGACGTTCAGGACATCGACGGCTGGGGCTTCACCACGAAAACAGGCATCTACGGCACAAATTATCTCCAGCGTGCCTTGATCACCGCGATCGGGCTTGGGGCAAACCGGCCACAGGATGCGATCTACCCCACCTCACTGAAGTCCGACAGCGGCGTGATCAAGCGGGCATACGATGGATCCGAAAAATACGTCCTGACTTTCAAGAAGGGGCTTACGCCGCCGGTTTCGGGTTTCTGGTCATTGACCATGTATGATGCGGAGTACTTCTTCGTCGACAATCCGCTCGATCGCTATTCGATCAGCGCTCGGCAACCGCTAAAGGCCAATCCGGATGGCTCGATCGACCTGCTGATTCAGCATGAATCCCCCGGATCGGACATGGAATCAAACTGGCTGCCGGCCCCCGAGGGAAAATTTATCCTCATGATGCGCCTGTATTGGCCTGACGAGGGCAATCCCTCCATCATCGATGGTTCCTGGACGATACCGCCCGTGAAGAAGGTGAGTTGA
- a CDS encoding alpha/beta hydrolase translates to MARHLTRNARGGVPSWPSLPCVLCLMLLSACAGRPTGVLEPVAANPSATQVEMLVTTTRGRAEKPGEMFSGERALSPTFADITVSIPSDTVRKAGEVAWPRKLPPNPETDFATLKAEEIDRGAAEKWLNSQVRKSPDGSVLVFIHGFNNHFEDAVFRFAQIVHDSGARSVTVLATWPSRGSLLAYGYDRESTNYTRNAVERLFQYLARDPEVKEVSILAHSMGNWLALESLRQMAIRNDGLPAKFRNVMLAAPDVDVDVFGSQIADMGKQRPRFTLFVSRDDRALAVSRRVWGNVSRLGAIDPEQSPYKEELAANGITVVDLTKIKAGDNLHHTKFAESPEIVRLIGSRLSSGQTLTDSRLGLGDHIVAATAGAAHSVGTAAGLVVAAPAALVDQNTRRNYVHHVESLAGPSGGVR, encoded by the coding sequence TTGGCGCGGCACCTTACCCGGAACGCCAGGGGCGGCGTACCATCATGGCCGTCTTTGCCGTGCGTCTTGTGCCTGATGCTGCTCTCCGCATGTGCGGGCCGCCCGACAGGGGTGCTCGAGCCGGTGGCGGCCAATCCGTCGGCCACTCAAGTCGAGATGCTGGTCACCACCACCCGAGGCAGGGCGGAAAAACCGGGCGAGATGTTCAGCGGCGAGCGCGCGCTTAGCCCGACATTCGCAGACATCACCGTGTCTATTCCGTCCGACACAGTCCGCAAGGCCGGCGAAGTCGCCTGGCCGCGCAAGCTTCCACCGAATCCCGAGACGGATTTCGCAACACTGAAGGCCGAGGAAATCGACCGCGGTGCGGCCGAAAAATGGTTGAACAGCCAGGTGCGCAAGAGCCCGGACGGCAGTGTCCTTGTCTTTATCCACGGGTTCAACAACCATTTCGAGGATGCGGTTTTCCGTTTCGCGCAGATCGTCCATGACTCGGGCGCGCGCAGTGTCACGGTGCTCGCGACGTGGCCGTCACGCGGGAGTCTGCTGGCCTATGGCTATGATCGCGAAAGCACCAACTATACTCGCAACGCAGTAGAACGGTTATTCCAATATCTCGCGCGTGATCCCGAGGTGAAGGAAGTCTCGATTCTAGCCCACTCGATGGGAAATTGGCTGGCGCTGGAGTCCTTGCGCCAGATGGCCATCCGCAACGACGGGCTGCCGGCAAAGTTCAGGAATGTCATGCTGGCGGCGCCCGACGTCGATGTCGACGTCTTCGGTTCGCAGATCGCCGACATGGGCAAGCAACGGCCGCGCTTCACCCTCTTCGTCTCGCGTGACGACCGTGCGCTCGCCGTTTCGCGTCGCGTATGGGGAAATGTCTCCCGGCTGGGAGCGATCGATCCGGAGCAGTCGCCCTACAAGGAGGAGCTGGCGGCGAATGGGATTACCGTCGTCGACCTCACCAAAATCAAGGCAGGCGACAATCTGCACCACACCAAGTTCGCGGAGTCGCCCGAAATCGTACGACTGATCGGCAGCCGCCTGTCCAGCGGCCAGACCTTGACCGACAGTCGCCTGGGGCTCGGGGACCATATCGTCGCGGCGACCGCCGGGGCCGCCCATTCCGTCGGAACGGCCGCGGGACTGGTCGTTGCCGCTCCCGCTGCCCTCGTCGATCAGAACACGCGGCGGAATTACGTCCATCACGTCGAGTCACTCGCCGGACCATCCGGCGGAGTGAGATGA
- the xth gene encoding exodeoxyribonuclease III encodes MKIATYNVNGVNGRLEVLLRWLEEASPDVVCLQELKAPDPKFPVKAIEAAGYGAIWHGQKSWNGVAILARDREPMLTRKGLPGDPDDTHSRYIEAAIDGIVIGCLYLPNGNPYPGPKFEYKLAWFHRLTAYAAELLELDVPVILAGDYNVMPTELDVYKPERWVNDALFRVEVRDAYHRLLGQGWTDALRQLHPGERVYTFWDYFRNAFVRDAGLRIDHFLLSPDVAKRLSAAGVDKHVRGWEHTSDHAPTWIELSDGAEEEGR; translated from the coding sequence GTGAAGATCGCCACCTATAACGTCAACGGGGTGAATGGCCGTCTGGAAGTCCTGCTGCGGTGGCTGGAGGAGGCGTCACCCGACGTCGTCTGCCTTCAAGAACTGAAGGCACCAGACCCGAAGTTCCCCGTCAAAGCCATCGAGGCTGCCGGATACGGGGCGATCTGGCACGGCCAGAAGAGTTGGAACGGCGTGGCGATCCTCGCCAGAGACAGGGAGCCAATGCTGACGCGCAAGGGCCTGCCTGGTGATCCGGACGATACCCACAGCCGTTATATCGAGGCAGCCATCGATGGCATCGTGATCGGCTGCCTTTATCTGCCCAACGGGAATCCCTACCCGGGACCGAAGTTCGAATACAAGCTGGCATGGTTCCACAGGCTGACGGCCTACGCGGCAGAACTGCTGGAACTCGACGTGCCGGTGATCCTCGCTGGCGACTACAACGTCATGCCGACGGAACTCGATGTCTACAAACCGGAGCGTTGGGTGAACGACGCGCTGTTCCGCGTCGAGGTCAGAGACGCTTATCATCGCCTGCTTGGACAGGGCTGGACGGATGCCCTCCGGCAGCTTCATCCCGGCGAGCGCGTCTATACCTTTTGGGACTACTTCCGAAATGCCTTCGTGAGGGATGCCGGCCTTCGCATCGACCACTTCCTGCTCAGCCCGGATGTCGCCAAGAGGCTTTCGGCTGCGGGGGTCGACAAGCATGTCCGGGGATGGGAGCACACAAGCGATCACGCGCCGACCTGGATCGAACTTTCAGATGGAGCTGAGGAGGAAGGTCGATGA
- the mfd gene encoding transcription-repair coupling factor codes for MIPGLDPRKILAATREITIGPVPTGAEALVLAELARAGAPVAYILSDGQKVADLEQVLGFVAPDIPVLTLPGWDCLPYDRVSPSADTSARRLAALSALIAHRRKPHPAIVLVTINAALQRISPQDVIESLAFTARPGNQIRMDDLAARLERNGFERVPTVREMGEFAVRGGILDVYVPGSGEPLRLDFFGDTLEAIRSFDPASQRTIGQVRSLDLNPMSEVSLTPETISHFRKQYLSLFGAATRDDALYQAVSEGRRYAGMEHWLPLFYDRLETVFDYLDGFRIVTDHLAREAAAERSKLVLDYYDARLASASPGKSQVTQSTPYKPVPPDMLYLTAKGFGEALNDRNAIRLSPFTEHEGEARQVVNIEARQGLRWAKPAGEADTDGTRTNVFDQAVKHIAEKRAKGAKVIVSGWTEGSLDRLLQVLAEHGLANIRPVKALADIGSLKPGEAASAVLSLEAGFETGELVVIGEQDILGDRLVRRSKRRERGADFIAEVTGLDEGSYVVHAEHGIGRFVGLRTIEAAGAPHDCLELVYADDAKLFLPVENIELLSRYGSEGTDAVLDKLGGVAWQARKAKLKKRLLDMAGGLIRIAAERHTRHAPVLAAQDGVYDEFAARFPYDETEDQLNSIDAVRDDLGRGRPMDRLVCGDVGFGKTEVALRAAFIAAMNGVQVAVVVPTTLLARQHYKTFSDRFRGLPIRIQQASRLVSAKDLALTKKEVADGKTDVVVGTHALLGSSIKFANLGLLIIDEEQHFGVKHKERLKELKSDVHVLTLSATPIPRTLQLALTGVRELSLITTPPVDRMAVRTFISPFDALVIRETLMREHYRGGQSFYVCPRVSDLPEIHDFLKSDVPELKVAVAHGQMPATELEDIMNAFYEGRYDVLLSTTIVESGLDVPTANTLIVHRADMFGLAQLYQLRGRVGRSKVRAFALFTLPVNKTLTGPAERRLKVLQSLDTLGAGFQLASHDLDIRGAGNLLGEEQSGHIKEVGFELYQQMLEEAVAELKGEEEIHDTGWSPQISVGTPVMIPEEYVPDLNLRLGLYRRLGELTDLKEIDGFGAELIDRFGPLPTEVQHLLKIVYVKSLCRTANVEKLDAGPKGVVVQFRNKEFPNPAALVGYIAKQGTIAKIRPDQSIFFQRDLATPEKRLSGAAMVMTQLAALARAG; via the coding sequence ATGATACCTGGCCTCGACCCTAGGAAGATACTTGCGGCGACGCGGGAAATTACGATCGGCCCGGTTCCCACGGGCGCCGAGGCGCTCGTGCTCGCCGAACTTGCCCGGGCCGGGGCACCCGTCGCCTATATCCTCTCCGATGGCCAGAAGGTCGCCGACCTCGAACAGGTGCTCGGTTTCGTTGCTCCAGACATACCGGTCCTGACGCTGCCCGGTTGGGACTGTCTGCCTTACGACCGCGTCTCGCCGAGCGCCGACACCTCGGCGCGCCGTCTCGCCGCGCTGAGCGCGTTGATCGCCCACCGCAGGAAACCGCATCCGGCGATCGTGCTCGTCACCATCAATGCAGCGCTGCAGAGGATCTCACCGCAGGATGTGATCGAAAGTCTCGCCTTCACGGCACGGCCCGGCAACCAGATCCGCATGGACGACCTTGCCGCCCGGCTCGAGCGAAACGGCTTCGAGCGGGTCCCGACCGTGCGCGAGATGGGCGAATTCGCCGTACGGGGAGGCATCCTGGATGTCTATGTACCCGGCAGCGGCGAGCCTTTGCGCCTCGACTTCTTCGGCGACACGCTCGAGGCGATCCGGTCCTTCGACCCCGCAAGCCAGCGCACGATCGGGCAGGTCCGGTCCCTCGACCTCAATCCGATGAGCGAGGTATCCCTTACGCCCGAGACGATCAGCCACTTCCGAAAGCAGTATCTTTCTCTCTTCGGGGCGGCGACGCGCGACGACGCGCTTTATCAGGCCGTGTCGGAGGGACGGCGCTATGCCGGCATGGAACATTGGCTGCCGCTTTTCTACGATCGGCTCGAAACGGTCTTCGACTATCTCGACGGCTTTCGCATCGTCACCGACCACCTGGCGCGCGAGGCCGCGGCAGAGCGCTCGAAGCTCGTTCTCGACTATTACGACGCCCGCCTCGCTTCGGCTTCGCCGGGCAAGTCTCAGGTCACCCAGAGCACGCCCTACAAGCCCGTGCCGCCGGACATGCTCTATCTCACTGCGAAAGGCTTCGGCGAAGCCCTGAATGATCGCAATGCGATCCGCCTTTCGCCCTTTACCGAACACGAGGGCGAAGCGCGCCAGGTCGTGAACATCGAAGCGCGTCAGGGCCTGCGTTGGGCCAAGCCGGCGGGCGAGGCCGATACCGATGGCACCCGCACCAACGTTTTCGATCAGGCCGTAAAGCATATCGCCGAGAAGCGGGCAAAAGGCGCCAAGGTCATCGTGTCCGGCTGGACCGAAGGCTCGCTCGACCGGCTGCTTCAGGTTCTGGCCGAGCATGGTCTCGCCAATATCCGTCCGGTCAAGGCGCTCGCGGATATCGGTTCGCTGAAGCCGGGCGAGGCCGCATCCGCGGTGCTAAGCCTCGAAGCGGGATTTGAGACGGGTGAGCTCGTCGTCATCGGCGAGCAGGACATTCTCGGCGACCGTCTGGTTCGCCGCTCCAAGCGCCGCGAGCGAGGCGCGGATTTCATCGCGGAAGTGACCGGTCTCGACGAGGGCAGTTATGTCGTGCACGCCGAACACGGCATCGGGCGCTTCGTCGGCCTCAGGACGATCGAGGCCGCCGGCGCGCCGCATGACTGCCTCGAGCTCGTTTATGCGGACGATGCCAAGCTTTTCCTCCCGGTGGAAAACATCGAGCTTCTGTCGCGCTATGGCTCGGAAGGAACCGATGCGGTCCTCGACAAGCTCGGCGGTGTCGCCTGGCAGGCGCGCAAGGCCAAGCTCAAAAAGCGGCTGCTCGATATGGCCGGCGGCCTCATCCGCATTGCTGCCGAAAGACATACGCGCCATGCGCCGGTCCTTGCGGCACAGGACGGTGTCTACGACGAATTCGCCGCCCGCTTCCCCTATGACGAGACCGAGGACCAATTGAACTCGATCGATGCCGTCCGCGACGATCTCGGCCGCGGCCGGCCCATGGACCGTCTCGTGTGCGGCGATGTCGGCTTCGGCAAGACGGAGGTGGCGCTGCGCGCCGCTTTCATCGCGGCGATGAACGGCGTGCAGGTCGCCGTGGTCGTGCCGACGACCCTGCTTGCGCGGCAGCACTACAAGACCTTCTCCGATCGTTTCCGCGGCTTGCCGATCCGAATTCAGCAGGCCTCACGGCTGGTCAGCGCGAAGGATCTGGCGCTCACGAAGAAAGAGGTCGCCGATGGCAAGACGGACGTCGTGGTCGGCACGCACGCGCTGCTCGGCTCGTCGATCAAATTCGCCAATCTGGGCCTGCTCATCATCGATGAGGAGCAGCATTTCGGTGTCAAGCACAAGGAGCGCCTGAAAGAGCTGAAGAGCGATGTGCACGTTCTCACGCTCTCGGCGACGCCCATTCCGCGGACGCTGCAGCTTGCCCTCACCGGAGTGCGCGAGCTTTCGCTGATCACGACGCCGCCGGTCGACCGCATGGCGGTGCGCACCTTCATTTCGCCCTTCGATGCTTTGGTGATCCGTGAAACTTTGATGCGCGAGCACTACCGCGGCGGCCAGAGCTTCTATGTCTGTCCGCGGGTGAGCGATCTTCCGGAAATCCATGATTTCCTGAAATCCGACGTGCCGGAACTGAAAGTTGCCGTGGCACACGGGCAAATGCCGGCGACCGAGCTCGAAGACATCATGAACGCCTTTTACGAAGGGCGCTACGATGTGCTCCTCTCGACGACGATCGTTGAGTCCGGTCTCGACGTACCGACCGCCAACACCCTGATCGTGCATCGTGCCGATATGTTCGGCCTTGCCCAGCTCTATCAGCTGCGCGGCCGGGTGGGGCGCTCCAAGGTCCGCGCCTTCGCGCTCTTCACGCTTCCCGTCAACAAGACGTTGACCGGGCCGGCGGAACGACGCCTGAAGGTCCTTCAATCGCTCGACACGCTTGGAGCCGGGTTCCAGCTCGCCAGCCACGACCTCGACATCCGCGGAGCGGGCAACCTGCTCGGCGAGGAACAATCGGGTCACATCAAGGAGGTCGGCTTCGAGCTCTACCAGCAGATGCTCGAGGAGGCGGTTGCCGAACTCAAGGGCGAGGAGGAGATCCACGATACCGGCTGGTCGCCGCAGATATCGGTCGGAACCCCGGTGATGATTCCGGAAGAGTATGTGCCGGACCTCAATCTTCGCCTCGGCCTTTATCGGCGCCTGGGCGAGCTGACCGACCTCAAGGAGATCGACGGCTTCGGTGCGGAGCTGATCGACCGTTTCGGGCCGCTGCCGACGGAGGTACAGCACCTTCTGAAGATCGTCTACGTCAAGTCGCTCTGCCGCACGGCGAATGTAGAAAAGCTCGATGCCGGACCGAAGGGCGTCGTGGTCCAGTTCCGCAACAAGGAATTTCCCAATCCCGCGGCACTCGTGGGCTACATCGCGAAACAGGGAACAATCGCCAAGATCCGCCCGGACCAAAGCATCTTCTTCCAGCGCGACCTCGCAACACCGGAGAAACGCCTTTCCGGCGCCGCGATGGTGATGACGCAGCTTGCAGCGCTCGCCAGAGCCGGATGA
- a CDS encoding succinate dehydrogenase assembly factor 2, whose protein sequence is MTGISRTSADLDPRRRRILFRAWHRGIREMDLILGQFAEAELATLSEAELDELEAIMGEEDNDLVRWITGEKPLPERYATELFFRIAAYRPDFDPVRHETK, encoded by the coding sequence ATGACCGGCATTTCGCGCACGAGCGCCGATCTCGACCCGCGTCGGCGCAGGATTCTTTTCCGTGCGTGGCACCGCGGCATTCGCGAGATGGACCTGATCCTCGGCCAGTTCGCCGAGGCGGAGCTCGCCACCTTGTCCGAAGCGGAGCTCGACGAACTCGAAGCAATCATGGGGGAGGAGGACAACGACCTCGTCCGCTGGATCACCGGAGAAAAACCGCTGCCCGAGCGTTATGCGACGGAACTCTTCTTCCGGATCGCTGCCTATCGCCCGGATTTCGACCCGGTTCGCCACGAAACGAAGTAG
- the recG gene encoding ATP-dependent DNA helicase RecG produces the protein MRPALLDPLFSPLDTLPGIGPKTGELYARLLGRETVEDCRVVDLVFHIPHSLIDRRRQPGIAYAPDGSIVTITGRVDRHQPAPGGRSNAPYRVFLHDETGELALTFFRVRGNWLEKALPIDETVIVSGKVDWFNGRASMVHPDYMVRAAESENMPLVEPVYGLTAGLTSRPLRKSIEAAVARVPDLPEWLDEALLRQQGFKSAKESFQRLHEPRDETDVDAQAPARRRIAYDEFLAGQLSLSLVRQRLRKVAGTPIHPTGRLSGPVIAALPFSLTNSQSAAVDEILADMSGADRMLRLLQGDVGSGKTAVALMAMLAAVESGGQAVLMAPTEILARQHHATLSRMAAPAGITIDILTGRTKGKERDAILERIASGETQMVIGTHALFQDAVIYRQLVLAVVDEQHRFGVHQRLRLTAKGISPHMLVMTATPIPRTLVLAAFGDMDVSKLTEKPAGRKPIQTVTIPNERTEEIVERLDVALRQGKKAYWICPLVEESEETDAMSADERYQSLARRFGKDVGLVHGRMAGPDKDAVMLAFKNGEIRLLVATTVVEVGVDVPDATIMVIEHAERFGLAQLHQLRGRVGRGDEASTCILLYKSPLSEAGRARLSVLRESEDGFLIAEEDLKLRGEGELLGTRQSGTPGFLIASLESHADLLEMARKDAAYVIDRDPELTSERGQALRTLLYLFRRDEAIRFLRAG, from the coding sequence ATGCGCCCTGCCCTGCTCGATCCGCTGTTTTCGCCCCTCGACACCTTGCCCGGCATCGGCCCGAAGACCGGCGAACTTTACGCGCGCCTGCTCGGGCGCGAGACGGTCGAAGACTGCCGCGTGGTCGATCTTGTGTTCCATATCCCTCATTCGCTGATCGATCGTCGCCGCCAGCCCGGAATCGCTTATGCCCCCGATGGGTCGATCGTCACCATCACCGGACGTGTCGACCGGCACCAACCGGCTCCCGGCGGCAGATCGAACGCGCCCTATCGCGTCTTTCTCCACGACGAGACCGGCGAACTGGCGCTCACCTTCTTTCGCGTCAGGGGGAACTGGCTCGAGAAGGCCCTGCCCATCGATGAGACGGTGATCGTCAGCGGCAAGGTGGACTGGTTCAACGGGCGGGCTTCCATGGTCCACCCGGACTACATGGTCCGTGCGGCCGAATCGGAGAACATGCCGCTCGTCGAGCCTGTCTACGGGCTGACGGCGGGCCTGACCTCGCGGCCCCTTCGTAAGTCGATCGAGGCGGCAGTGGCACGCGTCCCGGACCTGCCGGAATGGCTGGATGAGGCACTTCTGCGCCAACAGGGCTTCAAGAGCGCCAAAGAAAGCTTCCAGCGCCTGCATGAACCGCGGGACGAAACCGATGTCGACGCACAGGCGCCCGCGCGCCGCCGAATCGCCTATGATGAGTTCCTGGCGGGGCAGCTTTCGCTCTCGCTGGTTCGCCAGCGATTGCGCAAAGTCGCCGGTACACCGATTCATCCGACCGGCCGGTTGAGCGGTCCGGTAATCGCCGCCCTGCCCTTCTCCTTGACGAACAGCCAGTCGGCGGCCGTCGACGAGATCCTTGCCGACATGTCCGGAGCCGACCGCATGCTGCGGCTGCTGCAGGGGGACGTCGGCTCCGGCAAGACGGCCGTGGCCTTGATGGCGATGCTGGCGGCGGTGGAATCCGGCGGCCAGGCCGTGCTGATGGCGCCGACGGAAATTCTCGCGCGGCAGCACCACGCCACGCTTTCGCGGATGGCCGCGCCGGCGGGCATCACAATCGATATCCTCACCGGCAGGACGAAGGGCAAGGAACGGGACGCGATACTGGAACGCATTGCCTCCGGCGAGACGCAGATGGTCATCGGCACGCACGCACTCTTCCAGGACGCCGTGATCTATCGCCAACTCGTCCTCGCCGTGGTCGACGAGCAGCATCGTTTCGGCGTGCATCAGAGGCTGCGGCTGACGGCCAAGGGTATCTCTCCGCACATGCTGGTGATGACCGCGACGCCAATTCCGAGAACACTCGTGCTCGCCGCCTTCGGCGACATGGATGTATCGAAGCTCACAGAGAAGCCGGCAGGGCGCAAGCCGATCCAGACCGTCACGATACCGAACGAACGTACGGAGGAGATCGTGGAAAGGCTCGACGTAGCGCTCCGGCAGGGCAAGAAGGCCTATTGGATCTGCCCGCTTGTCGAGGAGTCCGAGGAGACGGACGCCATGTCCGCCGATGAGCGCTACCAGAGCCTTGCTCGACGGTTCGGCAAGGATGTCGGCCTGGTGCACGGGCGCATGGCAGGGCCGGACAAGGACGCCGTCATGCTCGCCTTCAAGAACGGTGAAATCCGTTTGCTCGTGGCCACGACGGTCGTCGAGGTGGGCGTGGACGTGCCGGATGCCACTATCATGGTCATCGAGCACGCCGAACGCTTCGGCCTTGCGCAGCTGCACCAGTTACGCGGCCGCGTAGGGCGCGGCGACGAAGCTTCGACCTGCATCCTTTTGTACAAGAGCCCGCTCAGCGAAGCAGGGCGCGCGCGTCTTTCGGTCCTGCGTGAAAGCGAAGACGGCTTCCTGATCGCCGAGGAGGACCTGAAGCTGCGCGGCGAAGGCGAGCTTCTCGGCACGCGGCAGTCCGGTACGCCGGGTTTCCTGATCGCAAGCCTCGAGTCGCATGCCGACCTCCTGGAGATGGCGCGCAAGGATGCCGCCTATGTCATAGACAGGGATCCGGAACTGACGTCGGAACGCGGTCAGGCGCTCAGGACGCTGCTCTATCTCTTCCGGCGCGACGAGGCGATCCGGTTCCTGCGGGCCGGCTGA
- a CDS encoding DUF502 domain-containing protein, producing the protein MTESSKSGIIAARLRNYFLTGLIICAPLAITVWLVRSFIEWADGWVKPYLPSFYNPDNYLPIAIPGFGLLVAVVVITLVGFLTANLVGRSIINFGESLLNRTPLVRSIYKSLKQIFQTVLQDQSSSFKRAGLIEYPSPGLWSLVFIATDVKGEIAARFDERGMDMVTVFLPPTPIPTAGFLLFVPRDKIIPLQMSAEDAAKLLISGGLVAPDYNPLANAPPRAIKQQESV; encoded by the coding sequence ATGACGGAAAGTTCCAAAAGCGGCATCATCGCGGCCCGGCTGCGCAACTACTTTCTCACCGGGCTTATCATCTGCGCGCCGCTGGCGATCACGGTGTGGCTGGTCCGCTCCTTTATCGAGTGGGCCGACGGATGGGTGAAACCGTATCTGCCGAGTTTTTATAACCCCGATAATTATCTGCCGATCGCGATCCCGGGTTTCGGGCTGCTCGTCGCCGTAGTAGTCATCACCCTGGTCGGTTTCCTGACCGCAAACCTCGTCGGACGTTCGATCATCAACTTCGGCGAGTCGCTCCTCAACCGGACGCCGCTCGTCCGCTCCATCTACAAGTCGCTGAAGCAGATCTTCCAGACCGTGCTGCAGGACCAGTCGTCCTCGTTCAAGAGGGCGGGGCTGATCGAATATCCAAGCCCCGGGCTGTGGTCGCTGGTCTTCATCGCCACCGATGTGAAGGGCGAGATCGCCGCCAGGTTCGACGAGCGCGGCATGGACATGGTGACGGTCTTCCTGCCTCCGACGCCGATCCCCACCGCCGGCTTCCTGCTCTTCGTGCCGCGCGACAAGATCATTCCTCTGCAGATGAGCGCCGAGGATGCTGCGAAACTGCTGATCTCCGGAGGCCTCGTCGCGCCGGATTACAACCCGCTGGCCAATGCGCCCCCGCGTGCGATCAAACAGCAGGAGAGCGTATGA
- a CDS encoding GNAT family N-acetyltransferase — translation MIIRPETAGDAETIRQITEAAFAGQPYSDQTEARIIDRLRSEDAMTLSLVAEEEGEVIGHIAFSPVTITPFAVGWYGLGPVSVRPDRQGRGTGSALVRRGLDMLRKAGASGCVLAGNPAFYERFGFRNEPALVFPGCAPQYFMALPLSGGLVSGTVTYHPAFGAD, via the coding sequence ATGATCATCCGACCGGAAACCGCGGGCGATGCCGAGACGATCCGGCAGATTACCGAGGCGGCTTTCGCCGGGCAGCCCTATAGCGACCAGACGGAGGCCCGGATCATCGACCGACTGCGCTCCGAGGACGCCATGACGCTTTCCCTCGTTGCCGAGGAAGAGGGCGAGGTGATCGGTCACATCGCATTTTCGCCTGTCACGATCACCCCGTTCGCGGTCGGCTGGTACGGGCTCGGCCCAGTGTCGGTGCGACCGGATCGGCAAGGACGCGGCACGGGGAGCGCACTTGTGCGCCGCGGGCTCGACATGCTGCGCAAAGCGGGGGCTTCAGGCTGCGTCCTCGCGGGCAATCCGGCCTTCTATGAGAGATTCGGGTTCCGCAACGAGCCTGCTCTTGTTTTTCCGGGTTGTGCGCCGCAATATTTCATGGCTTTACCCTTGTCGGGAGGGCTGGTTTCCGGCACCGTCACTTATCATCCCGCCTTCGGAGCGGACTGA